The Prionailurus viverrinus isolate Anna chromosome X, UM_Priviv_1.0, whole genome shotgun sequence genome segment gaattatattaataaaaatttattgccaTTGCATTTCTCGagacacttcattttttttttgagtttgtttatgtatgtatgtctgtcctctctgccctcaacttggggcttgaatctACTACCCCAAggtcaagaattgcatgctcttccaGGTGAGCCGGCCAGGCACTCCTTTTAAGacaccttttttaaagtttatttatttattttgagagagagagagagagtgagcaggcgaggggcagaaagagaagcaggctccacactgtcagcaagaagcctgacaccgggctcgacctcatgaatcatgagattgagatcatgacctgagccaaaaccaagagtcacacgctcaacccactgagccacccaggtgccccaggacactTTAATATCATATGACCCATAGGCTATTTTGTGGCAGTCTGCTGGAATGGAATTTCgaggtaatatttttttctttctcttacctcAGGCTGACATTTGGTCATTGGGAATTACTGCTATTGAGCTAGCCAAAGGAGAGCCACCCAACTCTGATATGCATCCAATGAGAGTTCTGTTTCTTATTCCAAAAAACAACCCTCCAACTCTTGTTGGAGATTTTACAAAGTCCTTCAAGGAGTTTATTGATGCTTGCCTGAACAAAGATCCATCATTTGTGAGTATATATTGCTCTTactactatttgttttctattattaaaGCTGTTTAAAGCAAATGTAGTTTTTCTACAGCGGGGAATACAGTGCATGGGAAAATTGTCTAAGATCCTTCTAGGAACCTGGTTCTCCCCCCTGTCTTGCTAATTCTGTTCAGTTCTTAACAAGGTCCTTACTTACTTTTCTCCTTGCCCTGTATCTTTTTCTCTTGCTCATGGCCCCTAGCTTCCTCCTTATTCTATTGATCATTTCCTATTTCAGCAGGAAGGAAATTTGAGAAATAAGGTTTCTGTTGTAGGATGTCACTATTAAAGCACACGTGTAACTATTCACAGTGATATTTATTcaacagtgttttcatttttcatgaaaagTTATGTGTGCCTTTCACTCGTTTCAAAATTTAACGTTGAGAAATTCCAACATGAAGTTGCATGTTTTTACTGATGTCTAGTGAACTCCACTCGTCTACCTGGCAGATTTTATCACAGTTGCTTTACTACTTCAAAAATAAAGCTGCCTGGTGACTTCTAAAAGCTAGAAGTGTACAAGAACTAAGTTGTGATGTAACTGTTTTAAAATTGAGAATGAACATTCTGATATTGACAAAATACTAGGAGTGAAATATCCCCCACAGGATGTGGCATTTGTATTTAGGTGCAGTATGAATTCACGTGTGACGGGGAGAGGATTAATCTGGGGATCACATGATAGGTGCAGATGATAATAAAAGTTTTAGCCTTGCTAGTTTTCATCCAGTTTTTTCAACTTacagtaaatataataaaagtatttttaaagcactatTGTGAAATGGTTGTAAATTTTTACTCCATTTTCAAAACCTTGCCACGTGTCTCTCTGCTTTGGAGAAGGCCCCACCTGCCAGTTTGCTGGTGGACAGGCCACCTTTTTGTCCATTGTGTTTGAACAAATTGGTACCAGAGTAGTAAATTTAATTTGGTTGCCTTGAGCCACTTCAAAGAGTAGAATTAGCCATTGCCCTACAGCATTTTAGCTGTCCTTGTGTCTGTAGACATACTTTTCAGACATACCTTTTCAGCTTAATAATGGAAGTTACTTTTTTTTACCACACCTTGCAATCATAAAGGGCCTCGAAATATTCATGTGACCTTCATATCTTTCCCTAGCGTCCTACAGCTAAAGAACTTCTGAAACACAAATTCAttgtaaaaaattcaaagaagacTTCTTATCTGACCGAACTGATAGATCGATTTAAGAGATGGAAGGCAGAAGGGCACAGTGATGATGAATCTGATTCTGAGGGCTCTGATTCGTATGTACAAATCATTTCATTGTTATGTAGGTAGCCCGTTCGAATACTGCGTATCTTCTAACCAGTATCCACTATGCTTTCTCTAGCATAAAATGGAAgctgtgttttcaatttttatagtaGAAACtgtgaaaagcttttaaaatcacAGTCTGTGCAGTACAATGAATTTAGAAACATGTTTTTTCTTAGAAGTGAATTGCTCTAGTTTTAAATGGTCTCGGTCTAACCCCTAGTGGATACTTGAGTATATTACAAAATTTTGGAACAAGATTCTATTAAAAGTGTTACATCAGTTTGCCCAAAGTGATAAAGGCTATGTCTTCTCATACTTTGGGGGAAACCTGCAAAATCCCTCTGGAGCACTGACTGCCAGGCCTTTCCCACCTCTTGGCCATGTCCTGAACTGTGATCAGACTGATATATTTAAGTATTCATTTATGTGTGATTTGGACCCTCCTAAAAAAGCTACACCAGTTTTTAACTGCAGCATTTACATTGACATCTTATCTTCTAAGTCCATAACTTAATTTAGACTAGGAAAGTCTGTGGGTTATACCAGAATTTTCTCTTCCACTTGATGAATTGGCACAAAGACAACACTAAATTTCTTTAGACAATACTCTCAGAGTCCTGCCTTTATGAGAAATTGCCCtacttttgaaaacaataaaaaataccagGATGATTTTTGTGCCTTGTTGTAATGGTTTGTTGGCCTTAGCGGCCCATGAAAGTAGCACACGGAATgttaaaaaagaatccaaaggggcgcctgggtggctcagtcggttaagcgtccatctcttggttttggctcaggtcatgatctcacggtttgtgagttcaagtcccacatcgggctctgcacggacagtgtggagcctgcttgggattctctcactcttaaaataaacaaacaaacaaacatgaaaaaaattgttttaaagaatcaAAAGCCACACTACAGGAGATCCTGATCCAGTcagtggggaggggtgtgggcaggCCTTTCTATACAATAAGAGGTCTCCACATGTGATCCTGATGCATACTTCAgagttgagaactactgctcttCTTCAAGTAAATTGTATCTACCTGAAACTGAGATCACATCCTTTTTTATACTATGATTTTTGTCTATATCGGGACAACTCTTCAGAGTGTGGCTGCATTGATTTGATATTTTCACCAAGCTGAATTATTTAGGAACTTATATTAGTATTTTGGGCAATCTCTTTAGGGAATCCACCAGCAGAGAAAATAATACTCATCCTGAATGGAGCTTTACCACCGTGCGAAAGAAGCCTGATCCAAAGAAACTACAGAATGGGGCAGTATGTGCATGGAGATAATCACTTATTTCCTCTTGATAGACTCTGTTGAACTACATAGTGAGATTACGATGGCCAAAAATTACTAGAATTTAATACCCCTAAATTCCTGTCTACTTCCCAGTGTCCATAGTATGCTTCATTTGCCATTAGTTTTGAGCTAATTAAGTAAAGGTCATGGAAGTCATTTAAGTGGCCATTggtatgtttttaaatgcattttacttAGAGGTGCATAAACCCAGTGGAATTATGGATATCTATTGTAATCCCAGAAGTTAGAAGCCTTCTGGATGATGGATGTGAATTAGGAAGGAAGCATGGAGACGTGCCTTATATTGGGTCTTTTGGGAGGGAGAATTCAAATTAGTGCTCCCTTGTTATGgaataagaaaaacatgaatgattattttaatttcatgtgtATAATCTAAATTATTTGTTCAAAGGAGCAAGATCTTGTGCAGACCCTGAGCTGTTTGTCTATGATAATCACACCTGCATTTGCTGAAGTAAGTATGGATTCATCAGCTTTGGATATCTACGCCAAGAAGTatagtaattttaaatgttattgctATTGATTCTTTCTCAGCTTAAACAGCAGGATGAGAACAACGCTAGCAGGAATCAGGCAATTGAAGAACTCGAGAAAAGTATTGCTGTGGCTGAAGCTGCCTGTCCTGGCATCACAGATAAAATGGTGAAGAAATTAATTGAGAAATTCCAAAAGTAAGCttgaaatgtcatttaaaatgtttattttaacattttctattgGGTGTTAGTTCGTGATGCAATAGAATTACCTTGATTCAGTCATTGCAATCATTCCTCATTATTAAGtcacttcttggggcgcctgggtggcgcagtcggttaagcgtccgacttcagccaggtcacaatctcacggtccatgagttcgagccccacgtcaggctctgggctgatggctcagagcctggagcctgtttccgattctgtgtctccctctctctctctgcccctcccctgttcatgctttgtctccctctgtcccaaaaataaataaatgttgaaaaaaaaattttttaaaagccacttcTTAAATAGTGGTATGCttaaaactgttttgtttgttgccCATCTTAAACATTAGCTTTTGGAATTATTATCTTTGGGCATTACAAGGTCATTTTCCACTGAATGAAATggcctgttttgttgtttttctcctcttcctgctaGCAGGAATATAAACAAAAGGTCGATATGGAGCATATTTTTATTTGGGCCCTTGTAAATACTATTTAGGAATGCTTTCATTCTTGCCGCTACCCTCATCACACTACTATTCGCATAGTTTCCAGTGCTAAAGT includes the following:
- the STK26 gene encoding serine/threonine-protein kinase 26, whose product is MAHSPVAVQVPGMQNNIADPEELFTKLERIGKGSFGEVFKGIDNRTQQVVAIKIIDLEEAEDEIEDIQQEITVLSQCDSSYVTKYYGSYLKGSKLWIIMEYLGGGSALDLLRAGPFDEFQIATMLKEILKGLDYLHSEKKIHRDIKAANVLLSEQGDVKLADFGVAGQLTDTQIKRNTFVGTPFWMAPEVIQQSAYDSKADIWSLGITAIELAKGEPPNSDMHPMRVLFLIPKNNPPTLVGDFTKSFKEFIDACLNKDPSFRPTAKELLKHKFIVKNSKKTSYLTELIDRFKRWKAEGHSDDESDSEGSDSESTSRENNTHPEWSFTTVRKKPDPKKLQNGAEQDLVQTLSCLSMIITPAFAELKQQDENNASRNQAIEELEKSIAVAEAACPGITDKMVKKLIEKFQKCSADESP